One genomic window of Quercus robur chromosome 6, dhQueRobu3.1, whole genome shotgun sequence includes the following:
- the LOC126688882 gene encoding flowering time control protein FCA, giving the protein MGGGGGGFGSNNYDDNNNNHQQLAPLPLPPPLSGQKRGFSFPGRGGSPEQFDGGSFAKLFVGSVPRTATEEDIRPLFEDHGNVIEVALIKDKRTGQQQGCCFIKYATSDEADRAIRALHNHHTLPGGVGPIQVRYADGERERLGAVEYKLFVGSMNKQATETEVEEIFSKYGRVEDVYLMRDNMKQSRGCGFVKYSHRDMAMAAINALNGIYTMRGCEQPLTVRFADPKRPRPGDSRGGPALGGPGLGPQFQTLGPRPSQNFGDPMGDRIPPNAWHPMSPPNVRPPSNTDFRGFGGQFPPRSRDMALPLNPGGPSSGFGGPPDGSLLGQAVTSSSTSQQSFNQSKPQVPPVSQQMAPFQKPMQSPQHLPPSLQSHPQTPASYSQMQTPLASLQQLGQPQLPHSAGQTPFSQALPSQHLLGLGGQYSVSQPQVQQTASSATTLQAPLDVNLQPHSLSTVTNQQQLPAPVPQQLQHLQQPPSQLAQMLSQQTQTLQASFQSSQQAFSQLQQQLQLMQPSNQQQSSQPNKQQSQWGGIVQQTVASTPATSSAADAPSVKSAAPAVPVINQAMAPVKCNWTEHTSPDGYNYYYNSVTGESRWEKPEELVLFEQKQKLLVQQPQTQSHPQVLSAQQVTQTQQVQLPAHLQPQLHHHQQIQQPNFSSSYQASGVTGHQNVQELGYTQLQAAPGSVSDPARFQQGFQASQEWMWKNKPTGT; this is encoded by the exons ATGGGCGGAGGCGGAGGAGGTTTCGGGTCTAATAATTATGATGATAATAACAATAATCATCAGCAACTGGCGCCGCTGCCGTTGCCGCCACCCCTCTCCGGACAGAAGCGAGGGTTTTCTTTCCCCGGCCGCGGAGGCTCGCCAG AGCAATTTGATGGCGGTAGTTTTGCCAAACTTTTTGTTGGATCTGTTCCCAGGACGGCCACCGAGGAAGAT ATTCGCCCTCTGTTTGAAGATCATGGAAATGTTATAGAGGTTGCTTTGATTAAAGATAAGAGAACAGGACAACAACAAG GCTGTTGTTTTATAAAATATGCGACCTCGGATGAAGCTGATAGGGCAATAAGGGCATTACACAATCATCATACTCTTCCTGGG GGAGTGGGTCCTATACAAGTGAGATATGCTGATGGAGAACGTGAACGCCTTG GTGCGGTTGAGTACAAATTGTTTGTAGGATCAATGAACAAACAAGCCACAGAAACGGAAGTTGAGGAA ATTTTTTCCAAGTATGGCAGAGTAGAAGATGTTTACCTGATGCGTGATAATATGAAGCAGAGTCGTG GATGTGGTTTTGTAAAATACTCTCACAGAGACATGGCAATGGCAGCTATAAATGCTCTTAATGGAATCTATACTATGAGA GGTTGTGAACAACCGTTAACTGTCCGCTTTGCTGATCCTAAGAGGCCTAGACCTGGAGATTCAAG GGGTGGTCCTGCACTTGGAGGTCCGGGTTTAGGTCCTCAATTTCAAACATTAGGGCCTAG ACCTTCACAAAATTTTGGTGACCCTATGGGTGATCGAATTCCACCTAATGCTTGGCATCCAATGAGTCCACCCAATGTAAGGCCACCTTCTAATACCGATTTTCGTGGCTTTGGGGGTCAGTTCCCTCCTAGGTCTCGTGACATGGCATTGCCATTGAATCcg GGTGGTCCTTCAAGTGGCTTTGGTGGCCCTCCCGATGGTTCCCTTTTGGGACAGGCAGTTACATCATCTTCAACATCGCAACAG AGTTTTAACCAGTCTAAACCTCAAGTTCCACCGGTCAGCCAGCAAATGGCACCATTCCAGAAGCCTATGCAGTCACCACAGCACTTGCCACCTTCCCTTCAATCACACCCTCAAACTCCAGCATCATACTCACAAATGCAAACACCGCTTGCATCACTACAGCAGCTTGGTCAGCCACAGCTCCCTCATTCTGCTGGTCAAACACCCTTCAGTCAAGCACTACCATCACAACATTTACTTGGTTTGGGTGGACAGTATTCTGTTTCTCAGCCTCAGGTTCAGCAGACTGCCTCTTCTGCAACAACACTACAGGCTCCTTTGGATGTTAACTTACAACCTCATTCTTTGTCTACTGTCACAAATCAACAGCAGCTTCCTGCTCCTGTTCCGCAGCAACTTCAACATCTTCAGCAGCCTCCTTCTCAGTTAGCTCAGATGTTGTCACAACAGACACAAACTCTGCAGGCAAGCTTTCAGTCATCTCAGCAAGCATTCTCCCAATTGCAACAACAGTTACAGCTGATGCAACCATCAAATCAGCAACAGAGTTCTCAGCCTAATAAACAGCAG TCTCAGTGGGGTGGGATTGTACAACAGACAGTGGCCAGCACCCCTGCTACTTCATCAGCTGCTGATGCGCCTTCTGTGAAATCTGCTGCTCCTGCCGTACCAGTAATAAACCAGGCTATGGCTCCTGTAAAATGTAATTGGACAGAGCACACCTCCCCTGATGGATACAACTACTATTATAATAGTGTCACTGGTGAAAGCCGG TGGGAGAAACCTGAAGAGTTGGTGCTGTTTGAAcagaaacaaaaattgttagTTCAACAGCCTCAAACCCAGTCACACCCCCAAGTTCTATCTGCCCAACAAGTCACACAAACGCAGCAGGTGCAGCTTCCAGCTCATCTTCAACCAcaactccaccaccaccagcagATACAGCAGCCTAATTTCTCATCATCG TACCAAGCTTCTGGAGTAACAGGTCACCAAAATGTCCAG GAACTTGGTTATACACAACTACAGGCAGCACCTGGTTCAGTCAGTGATCCTGCACGTTTCCAACAG GGCTTTCAGGCTTCTCAGGAGTGGATGTGGAAGAATAAGCCAACAG GAACTTGA
- the LOC126688883 gene encoding peroxidase 40, which produces MSKYFAFCLVMLKLAMAFANTPNSLKDEAFVEVSLSFGIYLNICPEAEAIIFSWVAKAVSEDPRMAASLLRLHFHDCFVNGCDASVLLDDTDNFVGEKTAAPNLNSLRGFEVIDAIKSELEAVCPQIVSCADILATAARDSVILSGGPSWEVQTGRRDSLSASKEAANNNIPGPNSTVATLVAKFENVGLSLSDMVALSGAHTIGKARCSTFSTRLQGINQNGPDINLDFIASLQQLCSGSDSATTLAHLDLVTPATFDNQYYVNLISGEGLLQSDQVLFSGDEQTRQIVETYAEDPFVFFEDFKNSMLKMGSIGALTGSSGEIRRNCRTIN; this is translated from the exons ATGTCCAAGTACTTTGCTTTTTGTTTGGTGATGCTTAAGCTTGCAATGGCATTTGCAAACACACCAAACTCCTTGAAAGATGAAGCATTTGTTGAAGTTTCTTTAAGTTTTGGCATATACCTAAACATTTGCCCAGAAGCTGAGGCCATTATCTTTTCTTGGGTTGCAAAGGCAGTCTCAGAGGATCCAAGAATGGCAGCCTCGCTGCTACGTCTTCACTTCCATGATTGCTTTGTTAAT GGGTGTGATGCTTCGGTGTTGCTGGATGACACAGACAATTTTGTTGGAGAGAAAACTGCAGCTCCAAACTTGAATTCCTTGAGGGGGTTTGAAGTAATAGACGCCATCAAGTCTGAGCTAGAAGCTGTTTGTCCTCAAATTGTTTCTTGTGCTGACATTCTTGCAACTGCTGCCAGAGACTCTGTTATTCTG TCAGGAGGACCCAGTTGGGAAGTCCAAACAGGAAGGAGGGACAGCTTGAGTGCAAGCAAAGAAGCAGCAAACAACAACATCCCAGGCCCAAATTCTACTGTGGCAACTCTTGTGGCCAAGTTTGAGAATGTAGGCCTCTCGCTCAGTGATATGGTGGCCCTCTCGG GTGCACACACAATAGGCAAAGCCCGATGCTCAACATTCAGTACTCGACTACAAGGAATCAACCAAAATGGTCCAGACATTAATCTGGATTTCATTGCCTCACTGCAACAGCTTTGTTCAGGATCCGACAGCGCCACAACACTAGCACATCTAGACCTCGTAACTCCAGCAACGTTCGATAACCAATACTATGTTAACCTTATTTCTGGAGAGGGATTGCTTCAATCTGACCAGGTTCTTTTTAGTGGTGATGAACAAACTCGTCAAATAGTGGAAACCTACGCAGAGGACCCATTTGTCTTCTTTGAGGACTTCAAGAATTCTATGTTAAAAATGGGAAGCATAGGGGCACTAACAGGGTCAAGTGGTGAGATACGCAGGAACTGTAGGACTATCAATTAA
- the LOC126688884 gene encoding probable WRKY transcription factor 48: MRKYMDNKKEELKFENSMSNSTFSDEIQGNSLAAFFDMTTCDQQGGGGGGGGGDQKGFMDLLGIPEYSQSLLDWFPTPSSTTTTATTTATTPTTATATTTMPPQQQPQEQPLPESSEVLNTPATPNSSSISSSSNEAANEEQIKAGHEEDQDQEKTKKQLKPKKKNQKRQREPRFAFMTKSEVDHLDDGYRWRKYGQKAVKNSPYPRSYYRCTTTGCGVKKRVERSSDDPSIVVTTYEGQHTHPSPVTPRGSIGIMPEATAAGFGAMTSSFVIPQPQYQQQHHHHLLQQHPYMYSSQLPLNISTSTTNLNSSSFPSFIQERHFGTPSSASLLRDHGLLQDIVPSQMIRKEPKEEYNG; this comes from the exons ATGAGAAAGTACATGGACAATAAGAAAGAAGAGCTAAAGTTTGAGAATTCAATGTCTAATTCAACATTTTCCGATGAGATTCAGGGCAATAGTTTGGCTGCTTTCTTTGACATGACAACATGTGATCAAcaaggtggtggtggtggtggtggtggtggtgatcaAAAGGGATTCATGGACTTGTTGGGTATCCCTGAGTatagccaatctttattggatTGGTTTCCAACACcttcatcaacaacaacaacagcaacaacaacagcaactaCTCCTACTACTGCTACTGCTACTACTACTATGCCtccacaacaacaaccacaagaACAACCTCTTCCAGAGTCATCTGAGGTTTTGAACACTCCAGCCACACCAAACTCTTCATCTATTTCTTCTTCCTCAAATGAAGCCGCAAATGAAGAACAAATTAAGGCTGGTCATGAGGAAGACCAGGATCAAGAAAAGACTAAGAAACA GTTGAAACCCAAAAAGAAGAATCAAAAAAGGCAAAGAGAGCCGAGATTTGCGTTCATGACAAAGAGCGAGGTTGATCATCTTGATGATGGGTACAGATGGAGAAAGTACGGCCAGAAAGCTGTGAAGAACAGCCCCTATCCCAG GAGCTATTACCGTTGCACCACTACTGGATGTGGTGTAAAGAAGCGAGTTGAGCGTTCCTCCGATGATCCTTCAATTGTGGTCACAACCTATGAAGGCCAACACACACATCCAAGCCCGGTAACACCTCGTGGAAGCATTGGAATTATGCCGGAAGCCACTGCAGCTGGCTTTGGTGCCATGACTTCTTCATTTGTTATTCCACAACCTCAatatcaacaacaacatcatcatcatcttcttcagcaaCATCCTTATATGTATAGCTCACAGCTGCCTCTGAATATTAGCACTAGTACTACTAATTTGAATTCCTCCTCATTTCCTAGTTTCATTCAAGAGAGACATTTTGGGACACCTTCTTCGGCATCTTTGCTTAGAGACCATGGACTACTTCAGGACATTGTGCCGTCACAGATGATTAGGAAGGAGCCGAAAGAAGAGTACAATGGTTGA